One Thermoanaerobacter kivui genomic window, CTAAACCTACGGTTGTAATAATAGCTGATAAAATTACTTTGTATCCTGAATCAATGTATCAAAACGGTTTAAAAATTATTACTTCAACTTACAGGAGAAATTCTATTCAGGCATTGGACCCCCAGATAAAATCTCTCAATTATTTAAACAACATACTTGCAAAAATTGAAGCAGTTAAGGCAGGCTATCCAGAGGCATTGATTTTAAATCAGGAAGGATATGTGGCAGAGTGTACCGGAGACAATATCTTTATAGTTTCAAATGGAACTTTATATTCTCCACCTTCAGCAGTAGGAGCATTAGGTGGAATTACAAGGGCTACAGTAATTGATATAGCAAAACAAATGGGAATACCTTTTGAAGAGAAGTATTTTTCGCTATTTAATGTGTATACAGCGGATGAATGCTTTTTGACAGGAACGGCTGCAGAAGCGATACCGGTAGTAGAGGTAGATCACAGAGTAATAGGAGACGGTAAACCAGGTCCAATAACAAAGAAAATAATAGAAGAATTCAGAAAACTCACTACTGTTTTAGGAACAAAAGTTTATTAATAAAATTGCATGGATTACTTCCATGCAATTTTATTGAAGAAAAGAATGTGGATTTTTATGTCTGAGAAGCTTTTTTATGAAGACAGCTATATTACTGAGATTGATGCCAATATAATAGACAAAAGAAACTCACAGAATAAATGGGAATTAGTTTTAGATAAAACTTATTTCTATCCTGAAAAAAGTTCATTGTCAAATTGAGTAGGATAGAAGATTTGACCATAATGTAAAGGAAAGCATATTGCTAAAAGAAGCTAAAGAGCTGGTAAAGAGCTCTGAATTGTATCGGGGAATACATATAATGTACAAACTGAAAATAGGACACCTGAAGATATAAAGGTGTTAGCTAAATACATAGCTTCTAATGACAAATGTATAGCTATACTTGGAAACAAAAGAGGAGAAACAGCAGATTTAGCGATTTCAAGGTCCAGTGGCGTAGACATTGTAGTAAACGGTTTTTTTAAAGATGTTTTAAGAGTCTTTGATGGAAAAGGCGGAGGAAATGCTAACATGTCCAAGGTGGAGGCTCCCCAGAGAGATTAGAGCTAGCAATGGACAAGGCTTTAAGCATTGTTATAGAGGAAATAAAAAGAAAGGAAAAAATTTTAAAATTGTAGGAGGAAATTTATAACATATATAGAATATATTATAATAAATACTAAAATGGGGAGAGTAGAAAAATGGGTGCAGAAAAAAACTTGAATGAGGAATTAAAAAAATTGATGGCAAACATTAATGAAAAAATAAAAAGTGACGATATACTTAATAGTTTGCTAAACAACGATATATCTTATGTACGTGAGGGAGAAAGTGATTGGAAACTGAAATACGGGCGGGAAATTGTAGAAATTTATAAGAAATTGCTCAAGATAGTAGATAAATTAAGTGCTGTTTCGCAATAAAACCTATTGTAATTTTTGTATTATGATGGTAAAATTGTATTTGCAAATTCTCAAAAAAGGGGAACAGGTGATGAAAAACATAGAGGCATTAGAAGAGCAAATAAGTGTTTTAAGGCGAGAACTTGATAACCTTGTAGATCAGAAAGAAACTAAGTATGACAAGGTTCTTGATATAAGTAGGCGTCTTGATGATTTGATTGTTTTGTATATAAGCAATAAAAAAGGTAAATACACTACAATAGGTGATAATTTTTATTGATTTCGTGTCACAGATATAGTATTATATATAGTATCAAAAATTGACAAACAAATTTAAACATGTTAAAATTTTTAATAAAATATATACTTTCTTAGTTCAGAGGGACGATGAACTTATGCACAAAGGTTGAAAGCTCCTTGGTGGGAATCGCTCACTGCAAGGCTAAATTCTAGTTTTGCATAGTTAGACGCCAAAACAATGGTGGGCGCAAGGGAGTTAACTAATTAAGTTAAAGAATTAGAAAGTATTCCCCGAAGCATTTGCGGAGGGGATAGAGGGTGTAGGGTTACACCCGGTTAGGCTGAACATAGCCTAATAAAGAATAATGTTTAATAAAATTTTGAATGGTTTTTAATATTTTAAACACTATTCATAACCTAGGTAATCAGTTTTATGGTTCTGAAGAGGAATTTTTTTTTAAATACTCAGTGTTACAAATTATCAAAAAGTAATACGTCATTTTACCTGAATAACCTCATCAGCAATTATCGCATTGGTCAGGCCTATGGTAAGACCATATCTACGAAAGTTCACCGGCGAGCCAGGTCAACACGTTAGGCGAGATATTCATCCGTGAAGAGGAGGTGGGGGGGAAATCAGGGCCATGCTCTAGGAAAGCGTATCAGGGATAATTTTAGATTGACCTGGCACGACGAGACGGCTAAAACAGGGACGAGTTTCTTAAAAGTCAAGGTCTCAGAATGGAGGCGAAAGAATGGTCGATTTTCTTATTCTCAGCACCATTGATAATACCCGGGAGCTAAGAGAAGCTATGTTAGAGATCAGGGCGGAATATGGAGAAATTCTTTCGGTCAAAAAAATCTATTTCTCCGACTGGGAGCGGGGAAGAATTGACCCAGAAAAGGTAGAAGAAGCGGTAAAAAGCGCCCGGGTTATTCTCGTGGACATCCGGGGGCAGACAGAATTCACGGACCGACTCCGGGAATTAATAACCGGGAGCACCGCCACGGTGGTGGTTCTGGTCGGTGGTAGCCGCGATATTCTTTCTCTCACCCGGATGGGTTCTTTTTCCGGAGCCGATCTCCCCCGGCGCGAGGGGCGCTTTGACATCGAGGCTTATCTTAAAGCGAGGAAGTTTGCCGAGATTGCTAAAAAACTGGGAGCAGTTCTCCCCGTGGGCAAGCTTAAGCACATGCGCAACTGGGTGCTGGCCTGCGAATATTACGCCGAGGGCGGTAAGGAGAACCTCAAAAACCTGCTCCTTTTCTTACTGCGGGAATACTGCGGGGCAAAGGTAGAGGTCAGGCCGCCCCAAAAAATGCCCGACTGGGGGATCTGGTGGCCTCCTGATCGCCACTTTACCGACTTGAAGGCTTTTAAGACTTCTGTAGGGTGGGACGAGGGCAAGCCTGCCGTGGGTATTTTCTTTTACGGCGGCATGCATTTTGACGACTGCACGCCGGTGGTGGAAGCGCTGGCCAAGGAATTAGGAGACGAGGTCAACCTCATCCCCGTTTTTTCCAAGGCGGAACACAACCTCACAGCTCTCCGGGCCTGCTTCTTTGACGAAGGGCGCCCGGCGGTTGACCTCGTGGTTAACCTGCAGTATTTCCGGTTGCACGGCGGGCCTTACGGCGGGGCGCCCGAACCCACCTACCAGTTGCTGTCTGAACTTGGCGTTCCGGTGCTGACAGGATTTCGGTCTTACACGACGGAAATAGGGGAATGGCAAAAAGAGAACCGGCTTAATCCTCTAGAAATTACCCTCGGCGTTATGTTGCCGGAGCTGGACGGCTGCATAGAGCCGGTTTACGTGGGGGGGCTCGTGTCCCTCGGGGAAGACGGGATCTTGGGTGGGGAAGTAAAGGAAGTCCAGGCCTTGCCGGAAGGAATAGAGAGGCTGGCCGGGCGAATTCGTAAATGGTTTGGGTTACGGCGCAAGCCTAACGCCGAAAAAAAGGTGCCCATCATTCTTTACGATTATCCTCCGGGAGAAGCTAAGCTGGGCAGCGCCGGCTATCTCGATGCTCTGGAAAGCCTACGGGTCTTCCTCGAAAAGCTGGCGGCTTGCGGGTACCGGGTAGAAATTCCGACAGGGGATTTGGGGGAGTTTCTATTATCCCGCGGCGTGGCGAACACACCTAAATGGCAGGTGGCTCCTCCTGGGATAGCAGTGGATGCGGCGGTTTACCGCCGGTGGTACAGTGAGCTGCCGCCAGATTTGCGGGCGCAAATCGAAAGGCACTGGGGAGAACCGCCGGGAACCGTAATGGTCAGGAATGACGAGATTCTGCTTCCCGGCGTGGTGGTAGGCAATGTTTTCATTGGCGTGCAGCCGTCGCGCGGTGTTCACGAAAATCCCGAAAAAGCTTATCACGACAAGGAGTTGCCGCCGCACCACCAGTACCTCTGTTTTTACTGGTGGTTGCAAAAAGAATTTAGGGCGGACTGCATCATCCACTGGGGAATGCACGGCACCCTGGAGTTCACCAAGGGCAAAGAGGCCCCGGTATCGCGCCGCTGCTTCCCGGACATTCTGATTGGCGACGTTCCCCACCTCTACTATTACTGGGTGGGGAACCCCTCGGAATCCACCATCGCCAAGCGGAGAAGCTACGCGGTTACGGTTTCTCACGCCTCGCCGCCGGTGGTTGCTGCCGGCCTTTACGGCGAGTACTTGGAGCTGGAGGAACTGCTGGCTGAGTACCGGAAAGCCGAGGGCCGGGACAAGGAGACCCTTGCCGGTGCAATTAAAGAAAAAGCGCAGGTGCTCTCTATGCCTGTCGGGGATTTGGCAGAATTGGAAGTCTATCTTTACCGGATGAAGAGGCGGCTTATCCCCAAAGGTTTGCACGTTCTGGACCGGCAGCTTGAGGGAGAAGATTTGGTCAATTACTTGGCGGCTCTGGTGCGCTTTGACCGGGAAGTGCCCTCATTTTACCGGATGGTGGCCGAGAGAATGGGCTTTTCCTACGAGAGTCTCGCCCGGGAACCGGAAGCATTTGCTGCTGTTGACCGCGAAGTTCACCAGGCGATCAGGCGCTGGCTGGCGGGGGATGAGACGGCCCTGCCGCCGGAAATAGGCCAGTATCTTGCCCAAGTGAGGGAAAACATTGCCCGCTCGCAGGAAAGTGCGGGGCTCCTCTCAGTGCTGGATGGGCGCTACCTTCTTCCCAACCTGGCCGGAGATCCGGTGCGTTCGCCCGAGGTTTACCCTGTTGGCCGGAATATGTACGAGTTCGACCCGCGGCTGATTCCCACTTCTTTGGCGCTAAAGCGCGGGGAGGAGGCAGTAAAGGCCATTTTGGAGAGATTTTACCGCACGTACGGGCGCTACCCCGAAACAGTAGGGATGGTACTGTGGGGCTTCGAGACCCTGAGTACGGGGGGCGAAACCATTGCCCAAATTTTGGCTTATCTCGGCGTGCGCCTGGTGCGGAAGGAAAGCCCCTGGTTCAAAGAACTGGAGCTTATTCCTTTGGAGGAGTTGGGCAGGCCTCGCGTCGATGTTCTGGTGACCATCTGCGGCATTTTCCGCGACATATGTAGTCCTCAGATTGAACTGATCAACCAGGCAGTAGAACTGGCGGCCAATGCTCCGGAACCGGAAGATATGAACTTTGTCCGCAAACACAGCTTGGAAATGGAAGCGGAACATGGTAATGTCGGCCGGGCACGAGTATTCGGGCCCCATGCTACGGAGTACGCCACGTCGATGCGGGCACTGGTGGAAAGCGGGGTCTGGCGGGAAGAAAAGGATCTGGTGGAAAGTTATGATAGTTCCATGTGTTACTGCTATTATCGGGGCAAGGTCGAGGAAAACCGTGCTCTCTTCGCCAGGCTTGTCTCTACAGTTGACGTGGTTTCGCAGGTAAGGCACAACACGGAGTATGAATTTACTGACCTCGACCATTACTACGAGTTTTTTGGCGGGCTTTCCCGGAGCGTGGCGGAAAAGAAGGGAGAGACCCCCGAGCAGTGGGTGGTGGACACTACAGAAGAAATCGTTGAAGTGTCCGATGTGGGCCTGGCTATTGACCGGGCGGTGAGGACGCGACTTTTCAACCCCAGGTGGATTGATGAGATGCTGAAGCATAAGTACCATGGCGCCCAAAAAATAGCCGAGCGGCTGGAATATCTAATCGGCCTTAAGGCCACCACTGGCCAGGTGAGCGAGTGGGTTTTCCGGGAGGCGCTCCACCGCTTCCTGCTGGACCAGGACATGCGCCGCCGGTTGGCGGAGAACAACCGCTTTGCCGCCCTGGAAATAGCCAGGCGTATCGCTGAAGCCATCCGCCGGGGCTACCTCAACTGCAAAGACGAAGAGTTGACCGGATTCCAAAACGCGGTACTGGAACTGGAGGGCTGGATTGAAGAGAAGACTTGAGGAGGTCGGACTTATGCGTTACGTGTATCCTTGGAGGTTCCTACATGTACAGGCTGAGGCGTTCATTTTTATTTCCTCGGCCTCACACAAATCCTAAAAAGGGGGCGATTTTAGTGCATATTCCCGATGGCTTTTTAGATCCTAAAGTTTGGATGGGTGCTAGCGCAGTAAGCGCCGGAGCGCTGGCCAGAGCGTTGGTCCAAACCAAAAAGACCCTGGAGGAACGCCAGGTGCCACTGCTGGGTATCACGGGTGCATTTATATTTGCCGCACAAATGTTCAACTTTCCAGTGGCCGGAGGCACTTCAGGTCATCTCATAGGAGCTGCTTTGGCAGTTGTGCTGCTGGGGCCATGGAGTGCCACGTTGATACTCACCGCAGTCCTGGTAATCCAGATGCTCTTCTTTTATGACGGCGGCCTAACTGCCCTGGGGGCCAATGTACTGAACATGGCCGTTATTGCGCCGTGGGTAGCTTACGGTACCTATCGCTTGTTCGTAGGCCTTTTCAGGGGAAATATCGGCCGTGTAGCGGCTATTTTCGTGGCTTCCTGGCTTTCGGTGATGGCTGGGGCTATGGCTTGCAGTTTAGAGCTTGCTCTTTCCGGCACGGTGCCCTTGAGAATAGTTTTGCCGGACATGATGGGATGGCATGCTCTCATTGGTATCGGCGAGGGTCTAATTACTACAGTTGTAGTTAGTTTTGTGCCTTGGGCTCGGGGCTTAGAGTATTTCGGACAGAAATGTCTTGTGGAGGGTGAGAGGAGATGAAGAAGAATTTATTCTGGGGATTTTTGATTGCCTTGGTCGTGGCGGCATTTCTTTCCCCCTTTGCTTCTCCTTACCCTGACGGGTTGGAGCGTGTAGCCAAAGATAAGGGCTTTCTGGATTTGGCCGAGGGCAAAGAACTGATTCACGCCTTTATGCCCGACTACCAATTCCCGGGGATCCCCCATAAAGGCCTGGCCACATCCATTGCTGGTATAATTGGCACACTTTTGGTTTTCGGGGCTGTGTACTTACTGGGAAGGGTTTTATCAAAAACCCGGCGGGGATCCTCCTCCGGCAGTGAAAAGATGAGAGGCGATATTGATTTTGGGGATTGATGTGTGTGTGCTTCCGCCTGGGATGCAGGCCTGAAGCTGGCTGCAATGAAAGTGCTGCTGCCAACGACCTGCCCGGCAAAGCTCTTGCCGGGTTGGCTTGGCTGCTGGTGTGAAAACCAGCTCTCTAACCTATATAAGAGGAGTCTTTGTGTCCTTATTTTTTGGGATGGAGGGAAGCTTTAATGATAAATAAGCGGTGGGGGGCTTTGGCGGTCGATGAAAATGTTTTATATCCACGAGCTTACTCCTTTTTAGAGCGCTTTTTCCCCGAACTTGTTAGTTTCCAAGAATTACTAATGCACAGTGTGCGTACAGCAAAGTATGCCTTTCAATTAAGTTGCTTTCTTGGGCTCGGCGACCCCCAACTCCTTTTTTGGGCTGGTGCCTTGCATGACGTGGGTAAGCTGATGGTACCCCGTCATATTTTGGAAAACCCCGGCCCTTTATTAGAAAACCAATGGAAAATAATGATGCAGCATCCTTTGTGGAGTTTTAAACTGGTGGAAACAAGGTGCCGCGGTACCCGGTGCCTGAAGGGTATTCTGGTCGCAATCAAAGCGCATCACGAGGCCTGGGATGGCACGGGCTATCCTGCGGGCCTGAAAGGTAGCGACATTCCCCTGGAGGCGAGAATTTTGGCCCTAGCTGATGTGTTTGATGCTCTAACTTCTCCACGGCCCTACCGTCCTCCTTTGAGTCTAGGAGAAGCTCGTAAGGTGATGACGGAAATGGTGGGTAAAAAGCTGGATCCCTACTTATTCCAAAAAGCACATATTTCCCTGCTTTCTTTTAAGGAGGAAAAAGGTTGATGTGGGGGAACAAGAGAAGGCGTAGTATAATCCAACTATTCACCTTATGGTTTTTTGTCCTTGCTCTAGTTCCCACTCTACTGGTTATCTATGCTACCGCCAAGTACCTTACCTTACAAACCGTTGCTTGGGCAAATAGATACCTGACCCAGATAGCTTTTGACGAGAGCCGGGATATTTCTCTTTCCCTAAAGAACATCCTAGGAGAAGATGAATTTTTCTTCTCTTTCCAGGGGGACATGATTATAGCTACTAAAGATGGGTTGGCAAAAAGGATAGACTTGGCTCAGCTTGCGCCGTTGCTTCCTGTGGAACCTGAGCCCGAGCAAATTTTTGCTCCCAAGTTTCTTTTTGGGTTTGGTTACCAGCCCAAACTGCGGCTTAGGGAAAAGCCCGCCATTTACCTAGAGGATAGTAATGGTTCTACTCTTCATTTGGCCGGGGAAGAAGAGGAACTCCTGTCCAGGGAGGGGTTGTTACTTAAGGCCTTTGGGTTAAAAGAAAACCTTGAGGTTAGCGTGCCGGTACCAGGAACCAATCTTAAGGTAAACGTTCGGGCTTCAGTGGGAGGATTTCTGAAAGAACCTTTGCAACAATTATGTGTTCCTCTAGGAGGTACATTTATCCTGGTGATATTGCTATCGACCCTTCTTTATCCCCTGGCTGCGGCGCAAATAGTATATCCCTTGAAAAACCTGGCTGACCGCTTGTCTTGCTTCGACCCGGCAAAAAAAGAAAATAGTTTTTCAAGCAAAATTTACCAGACCAGCGAATTGGCCGAGATTGCCTCTTCATTTGATAGAATGGCTTTGCGGGTACGAGAAACTATGTCTGAATTAGAACAGAAAGTAAAAGAACTAGAGGAGAAGAATAAACTCCTTGACCAGGCTCAGCGGCGGCTGGAATGGCTGGCTAGCTATGATCCCCTTACAGGTGTTTTAAACCGCAGGTCTTTTATGGAGCGGTGTTTGTATTTGCTCAAGGAAGAAGAGGGAGAATTTCCTTATGTGGCTACTTTGATGATGGACGTGGATAATTTCAAAACCATAAATGATACATACGGACATCCAGTGGGTGATATGGTTCTGAAAAAGGTAGGAGAATTGTTGAGGCAGCAGGTTAGGAAGGATGATCTTGTAGGACGGTACGGTGGTGATGAATTTGTCCTATTCTTTCTCATTAATCAAGTGGAAGAATTTAATGCTCTTGCCCAGCGTATTTTTGCTTCTCTTTGCTCTGCGTTAGCTTCTATGTCAGAATTAAAAATGACTGTTTCCGTCAGCATGGGTGGAGCAATTGCCAGACGCTTTTTGATTGAGAAGGGATCTGATCTTGAGCAGCTTATTGACCTTTCTGACCAGCTTCTTTTAGAAAGCAAGCGCCAGGGGAAAAAGACGGTTAAAACACAATAT contains:
- the ilvE gene encoding branched-chain-amino-acid transaminase, with translation MGLVYVNGEFVDSERASVSVFDHGYLYGDGIFEGIRAYDGVIFKLDEHLKRLYSMAKALLIDIPLTMEEMKEKVVETVRINNLRDAYIRLVVSRGKGDLGLDPYKCPKPTVVIIADKITLYPESMYQNGLKIITSTYRRNSIQALDPQIKSLNYLNNILAKIEAVKAGYPEALILNQEGYVAECTGDNIFIVSNGTLYSPPSAVGALGGITRATVIDIAKQMGIPFEEKYFSLFNVYTADECFLTGTAAEAIPVVEVDHRVIGDGKPGPITKKIIEEFRKLTTVLGTKVY
- a CDS encoding aspartyl-phosphate phosphatase Spo0E family protein, giving the protein MKNIEALEEQISVLRRELDNLVDQKETKYDKVLDISRRLDDLIVLYISNKKGKYTTIGDNFY
- a CDS encoding cobaltochelatase subunit CobN, which translates into the protein MVDFLILSTIDNTRELREAMLEIRAEYGEILSVKKIYFSDWERGRIDPEKVEEAVKSARVILVDIRGQTEFTDRLRELITGSTATVVVLVGGSRDILSLTRMGSFSGADLPRREGRFDIEAYLKARKFAEIAKKLGAVLPVGKLKHMRNWVLACEYYAEGGKENLKNLLLFLLREYCGAKVEVRPPQKMPDWGIWWPPDRHFTDLKAFKTSVGWDEGKPAVGIFFYGGMHFDDCTPVVEALAKELGDEVNLIPVFSKAEHNLTALRACFFDEGRPAVDLVVNLQYFRLHGGPYGGAPEPTYQLLSELGVPVLTGFRSYTTEIGEWQKENRLNPLEITLGVMLPELDGCIEPVYVGGLVSLGEDGILGGEVKEVQALPEGIERLAGRIRKWFGLRRKPNAEKKVPIILYDYPPGEAKLGSAGYLDALESLRVFLEKLAACGYRVEIPTGDLGEFLLSRGVANTPKWQVAPPGIAVDAAVYRRWYSELPPDLRAQIERHWGEPPGTVMVRNDEILLPGVVVGNVFIGVQPSRGVHENPEKAYHDKELPPHHQYLCFYWWLQKEFRADCIIHWGMHGTLEFTKGKEAPVSRRCFPDILIGDVPHLYYYWVGNPSESTIAKRRSYAVTVSHASPPVVAAGLYGEYLELEELLAEYRKAEGRDKETLAGAIKEKAQVLSMPVGDLAELEVYLYRMKRRLIPKGLHVLDRQLEGEDLVNYLAALVRFDREVPSFYRMVAERMGFSYESLAREPEAFAAVDREVHQAIRRWLAGDETALPPEIGQYLAQVRENIARSQESAGLLSVLDGRYLLPNLAGDPVRSPEVYPVGRNMYEFDPRLIPTSLALKRGEEAVKAILERFYRTYGRYPETVGMVLWGFETLSTGGETIAQILAYLGVRLVRKESPWFKELELIPLEELGRPRVDVLVTICGIFRDICSPQIELINQAVELAANAPEPEDMNFVRKHSLEMEAEHGNVGRARVFGPHATEYATSMRALVESGVWREEKDLVESYDSSMCYCYYRGKVEENRALFARLVSTVDVVSQVRHNTEYEFTDLDHYYEFFGGLSRSVAEKKGETPEQWVVDTTEEIVEVSDVGLAIDRAVRTRLFNPRWIDEMLKHKYHGAQKIAERLEYLIGLKATTGQVSEWVFREALHRFLLDQDMRRRLAENNRFAALEIARRIAEAIRRGYLNCKDEELTGFQNAVLELEGWIEEKT
- a CDS encoding energy-coupling factor ABC transporter permease, which gives rise to MYRLRRSFLFPRPHTNPKKGAILVHIPDGFLDPKVWMGASAVSAGALARALVQTKKTLEERQVPLLGITGAFIFAAQMFNFPVAGGTSGHLIGAALAVVLLGPWSATLILTAVLVIQMLFFYDGGLTALGANVLNMAVIAPWVAYGTYRLFVGLFRGNIGRVAAIFVASWLSVMAGAMACSLELALSGTVPLRIVLPDMMGWHALIGIGEGLITTVVVSFVPWARGLEYFGQKCLVEGERR
- a CDS encoding PDGLE domain-containing protein; its protein translation is MKKNLFWGFLIALVVAAFLSPFASPYPDGLERVAKDKGFLDLAEGKELIHAFMPDYQFPGIPHKGLATSIAGIIGTLLVFGAVYLLGRVLSKTRRGSSSGSEKMRGDIDFGD
- a CDS encoding HD-GYP domain-containing protein → MINKRWGALAVDENVLYPRAYSFLERFFPELVSFQELLMHSVRTAKYAFQLSCFLGLGDPQLLFWAGALHDVGKLMVPRHILENPGPLLENQWKIMMQHPLWSFKLVETRCRGTRCLKGILVAIKAHHEAWDGTGYPAGLKGSDIPLEARILALADVFDALTSPRPYRPPLSLGEARKVMTEMVGKKLDPYLFQKAHISLLSFKEEKG
- a CDS encoding GGDEF domain-containing protein, translating into MWGNKRRRSIIQLFTLWFFVLALVPTLLVIYATAKYLTLQTVAWANRYLTQIAFDESRDISLSLKNILGEDEFFFSFQGDMIIATKDGLAKRIDLAQLAPLLPVEPEPEQIFAPKFLFGFGYQPKLRLREKPAIYLEDSNGSTLHLAGEEEELLSREGLLLKAFGLKENLEVSVPVPGTNLKVNVRASVGGFLKEPLQQLCVPLGGTFILVILLSTLLYPLAAAQIVYPLKNLADRLSCFDPAKKENSFSSKIYQTSELAEIASSFDRMALRVRETMSELEQKVKELEEKNKLLDQAQRRLEWLASYDPLTGVLNRRSFMERCLYLLKEEEGEFPYVATLMMDVDNFKTINDTYGHPVGDMVLKKVGELLRQQVRKDDLVGRYGGDEFVLFFLINQVEEFNALAQRIFASLCSALASMSELKMTVSVSMGGAIARRFLIEKGSDLEQLIDLSDQLLLESKRQGKKTVKTQYVEKLP